A genome region from Eurosta solidaginis isolate ZX-2024a chromosome 2, ASM4086904v1, whole genome shotgun sequence includes the following:
- the LOC137239056 gene encoding early endosome antigen 1-like yields the protein MAKFSELKIQQLKKELESRGLNTTGIKLEPQARLREAIELEAIDVEEYDFHLEGEETTKMAETVTQAVTSTDLNMILAAISAQTSTVASQLESQKTDITSKLASQLEEQKTYMSSQLEEEKTYLSSQMESQETRITSKMETQLKEQEARITVQLEAQEARISSKLEARMDEKIMQFEEKIEAEVDALRGRIQELQLHRPAVSASNPKVKTPSFDGSVPFQVFKLQFEKTAAVNNCNTEDKVAALFVALKGPAAEILQTIPEYERNSYEALMAAVERRYGSEHRKQIYQIELQNRYQKANETLQEFVSDIERLAHLANADAPVEYTERVKIQSFINGIRDVETERATYANPKQTFSETVFHALTQHTSSSCESRKARVGKTLAMTKQDGRFPIRVLNEFNSPIKLTKGAILGRCQEADVIINCEQLEEHVPTSNNDLSNDIMAWTEELEEDYQSKAKQLLLNYANIFDQNGFKPGRTKVVKHQIDTGDARPIRQAPRSVPLAKREVLSQIVQEMNDVTKKDS from the exons atggcaaagttcagtgaattgaagatccagcaactgaagaaggagttggagagccgtggattgaatacaaccggcattaaactcgaacctcaggcacgactacgagaggcaatagaATTAGAAgcaattgacgtggaagagtatgactttcatcttgaaggagaggaaacaacaaaaatggcagagacagttacgcaggcagttacgagcacagacttgaacatgattttggctgcaatatctgctcaaacatcgacagtggcttctcaactggaatcgcaaaagacagatataacatctaaactggcatctcaactagaagaacagaaaacgtatatgtcatctcaactagaagaagaGAAAACGTAtttgtcatcacagatggaatcccaagagacacgaataacatcaaagatggaaacacaactgaaagaacaagaggcacgcataacagtacaactcgaagcgcaggaggcgcgtatatcatcaaaactcgaagcgcgtatggacgagaaaataatgcagtttgaggaaaaaatcgaagccgaggtggatgctttgagaggtcgtatacaggagttgcaattacatcgcccagctgtttcagcaagcaatccaaaggtaaaaacaccatcctttgacggttctgttcctttccaggtctttaagcttcaatttgagaagaccgcagcagtgaacaattgtaataccgaagataaagttgcagcattgttcgtggctttaaaaggaccagctgctgagatcctacagaccatcccagagtatgaACGTAACAGttacgaagcattgatggctgctgtagaacgaagatacggaagcgaacacagaaaacagatctaccaaatagaattgcaaaaccgctaccaaaaagctaacgagactttgcaggagtttgtttcggacattgaaagattggctcatcttgcaaatgcggatgcacccgtggaatacacggaaagagtgaagattcagagctttataaatggcatacgggacgtcgaaacggaGCGAGccacatatgcgaacccaaagcaaacattttctgaaacggtattcCATGCATTGACTCAGCATACAAGCTCATCGTGtgaaagtagaaaggccagagtgg ggaaaaccctggctatgacaaaacaagatggacgttttccgataagagtactcaatgagttcaattcaccaatcaaacttaccaaaggagctatattgggaagatgtcaagaggctgatgtaattattaactgtgaacagctcgaGGAGCACGTTCCAACCAGCAACAATGATCTTTCAAacgacatcatggcatggacggaggagctagaggaagattatcagagtaaagcaaaacaactgctcctaaactaCGCGAATATATTTGACCAGAATGGcttcaaaccaggccgcaccaaagttgtgaaacatcaaattgacactggagatgcgaggccgatccgtcaagctcctcgtagtgttccacttgcGAAGCGGGAAGTTTTAAGTCAAATCGTGCAAGAAatgaacgacgttacgaaaaaggatagctaa